In Peromyscus leucopus breed LL Stock chromosome 16_21, UCI_PerLeu_2.1, whole genome shotgun sequence, a single genomic region encodes these proteins:
- the Taf11 gene encoding transcription initiation factor TFIID subunit 11, whose protein sequence is MDNPGESPTDKGGEPAESEEVRATPGVPAAADTEGIPEETDGDGDADVKEAAAEESELKSQDVSDLTTVEREDSSLLTPAAKKLKLDTKEKREKKQKVDEDEIQKMQILVSSFSEEQLNRYEMYRRSAFPKAAIKRLIQSITGTSVSQNVVIAMSGISKVFVGEVVEEALDVCEKWGEMPPLQPKHMREAVRRLKSKGQIPNSKHKKIIFF, encoded by the exons ATGGACAACCCTGGGGAGTCGCCCACAGACAAAGGCGGAGAGCCAGCGGAGTCAGAGGAGGTGAGGGCTACTCCTGGGGTCCCGGCGGCCGCCGACACTGAGGGAATCCCAGAGGAAACCGACGGAGATGGAGACGCAGACGTGAAAGAAGCCGCGGCGGAGGAAAGCGAG CTCAAGAGTCAGGATGTCTCCGATTTAACAACAGTGGAGAGGGAAGACTCATCATTACTTACTCCTGCAGCCAAAAAGCTGAAACTGGACaccaaagagaagagagaaaagaaacagaaagtagacGAAGATGAAATTCAGAAGATGCA AATcctggtttcttctttttctgaggAGCAGCTGAACCGTTATGAAATGTATCGCCGGTCAGCTTTCCCTAAGGCAGCCATTAAAAGG ctGATCCAGTCCATCACCGGCACCTCTGTGTCCCAGAATGTGGTGATTGCCATGTCTGGCATTTCTAAAGTTTTTGTGGGGGAGGTAGTAGAAGAAG CCCTGGACGTGTGTGAGAAGTGGGGAGAAATGCCACCCCTGCAGCCCAAGCACATGCGGGAGGCTGTTCGGAGGCTCAAGTCCAAGGGGCAGATCCCCAACTCTAAGCACAAGAAAATCATCTTCTTCTAG